In one Chiloscyllium punctatum isolate Juve2018m chromosome 47, sChiPun1.3, whole genome shotgun sequence genomic region, the following are encoded:
- the LOC140468527 gene encoding NACHT, LRR and PYD domains-containing protein 3-like isoform X1, giving the protein MEVSTESIPAPPEEQLTTCTVQDLETPVDVVPEIQEGSNSEEDLSPPKKMKMDPDSGSAITERLKMCDDYQLFQLLKLYRDRLERAIEEGTDRLSLLLKEEGYFTDQEHCKVTELTEKGNRADSSKLLLNLVMEKGSRARRMMWEFFAKQCDGRPKLDKILKEIEELGSGSFDCMYIGQDLSEIPNQLKDAQVKHRATLREQTESLRVNSILKKEVVKIFELVDHYAELSIICTPRDAQLVEHELLARSREHDVWREKHLRREMTKIQPDQLFQASPPESENKSGISSALSGVHGIGKTTMVQKIVYDWATEKMYQQFQFIFSFKFRDLNSVNCKINLRNLILTFYPYFGNVLAELWKSPEELLFIFDGLDEFNGSLNFDNPKLIESQSTCTDPEFQCEVSDIVCSLIQHRLLPGCSVLVTSRPTALHLLEKAAIGVWAEILGMVCDERKEYFNKIFEDQAVAAAVFKHLEENEILYPMSYNPSYCWILGLSLGPFFMPGDGKQQEAPKTITQLYSHYICNLLKSHSQIEDLRDVFLNLGEMAFAGISEKKVVFTNEDLIKYNLQPSRFLSGFLMDLLGRDDSAQSATHAFPHLTIQEFVAALAQFLTPEPKDIGKLLNEAQSKEGGRFEIFLRFVAGLSSPQSAQPLEEFLGPFLKQTTSRVTDWVKEKVNGQLVNTKNKIGKRNHMNTLHYLAESQNKTLAQSTVGSVETFKFCGLRLTPVDCVVLFHVIGLCNTIKHLNLENCFIQYEGLQRLGPVLHKCRELRLGRNKLGDPGVKLLAAALMNQDCKIQKLELKSNALTDCCAEDLASALGTNQTLLILSLSNNKLGDSGVKLLSVALRNPDCKIQTLVLKNNSLTNSCTEDLASTLSTNRSLTDLILGGNKLGDSGVKLLSAALRSPDCKIQKLLLWDVGITDSCTEDLISALSTNRILTDLNLGSNAFTDRSVPAFSHLIQTCRSLKWIWLGRNRFSPSKKRHLKLLQNSRPGLSVEV; this is encoded by the exons GACCTGGAAACACCTGTCGATGTCGTACCCGAAATACAAGAAGGTTCAAACAGCGAAGAGGATCTATCACCACCAAAAAAAATGAAAATGGATCCAG ATTCTGGTTCTGCTATCACTGAGCGATTGAAAATGTGCGACGACTACCAGCTGTTCCAGTTGTTAAAACTTTACCGGGACAGACTGGAACGGGCGATTGAAGAAGGGACGGACAGACTCAGCCTCCTGCTCAAAGAAGAGGGATATTTCACTGACCAAGAACATTGT aaagtcactgAGCTCACGGAGAAGGGAAACCGGGCAGACAGTTCCAAACTTCTCCTAAACCTGGTGATGGAGAAGGGCTCTCGGGCAAGAAGGATGATGTGGGAGTTCTTCGCAAAACAATGCGATGGGCGTCCAAAGTTAgataaaatattgaaagaaatAGAAGAACTGG GATCTGGTTCGTTCGACTGTATGTACATTGGGCAGGATTTATCTGAAATTCCCAATCAACTGAAAG ATGCTCAAGTGAAGCACAGAGCAACGCTGCGGGAGCAGACTGAGTCGCTGCGAGTGAATTCCATCTTAAAGAAGGAGGTGGTTAAGATTTTCGAGCTGGTTGATCATTACGCTGAGCTATCGATCATTTGTACTCCTCGGGACGCTCAGCTCGTGGAACATGAGCTGCTGGCAAGGAGCCGAGAACATGacgtgtggagagagaagcatcTCCGCAGAGAAATGACCAAAATTCAACCTGATCAACTGTTCCAGGCCAGTCCTCCGGAATCGGAAAACAAATCCGGGATCTCGTCAGCACTCAGTGGAGTCCATGGCATTGGAAAGACAACAATGGTCCAAAAAATTGTTTATGACTGGGCCACAGAGAAAATGTACCAGCAATTTCAATTTATTTTCAGTTTTAAATTCCGGGACTTGAACTCTGTTAACTGTAAGATAAACTTGAGGAATCTTATTCTTACTTTCTATCCTTATTTTGGGAATGTTCTGGCAGAGCTGTGGAAGAGTCCAGAAGAATTGCTGTTTATATTTGATGGTCTAGACGAGTTTAACGGGAGTCTCAACTTTGACAATCCAAAACTTATTGAATCACAATCCACGTGCACAGATCCAGAGTTCCAGTGTGAGGTGTCGGACATCGTGTGCAGTTTAATACAACACAGGCTGCTCCCGGGATGTTCAGTGCTGGTGACTAGCCGTCCCACAGCGTTGCATTTGTTGGAAAAGGCGGCGATCGGTGTCTGGGCTGAAATCCTGGGAATGGTTTGTGATGAGCGGAAGGAATACTTCAACAAGATTTTCGAAGATCAGGCAGTGGCAGCAGCTGTTTTCAAACACTTAGAAGAGAATGAGATCCTGTATCCCATGAGCTATAACCCTTCCTACTGCTGGATCCTAGGTCTGTCACTTGGTCCCTTCTTTATGCCAGGAGATGGGAAGCAGCAGGAAGCTCCCAAGACCATCACCCAGTTGTATTCTCACTATATTTGCAACTTGCTGAAAAGCCATAGCCAGATCGAGGATCTCCGTGATGTGTTTCTGAACCTCGGTGAGATGGCCTTTGCAGGAATCTCCGAGAAGAAAGTTGTCTTCACAAACGAAGATTTGATCAAGTACAATCTACAACCTTCCCGGTTCCTGTCTGGGTTCCTGATGGATCTTTTGGGAAGAGACGATTCTGCACAGAGTGCGACGCATGCATTCCCACATCTCACCATCCAGGAGTTTGTGGCTGCGCTCGCACAGTTCCTGACTCCCGAACCAAAGGACATTGGGAAGCTCCTGAACGAAGCCCAAAGCAAGGAAGGTGGGCGATTCGAGATCTTTCTCCGTTTCGTTGCTGGTCTCTCCTCTCCGCAGTCGGCTCAGCCCCTGGAGGAGTTTCTGGGTCCTTTTCTGAAGCAGACAACCTCTCGAGTGACTGACTgggtgaaggagaaagtgaaTGGACAGCTTGTAAACACAAAGAACAAAATTGGGAAAAGGAACCACATGAACACGTTGCACTATTTGGCAGAGTCTCAGAATAAAACACTGGCGCAATCCACAGTCGGGTCTGTCGAGACATTTAAGTTTTGTGGGTTGCGACTGACCCCGGTTGACTGTGTGGTTCTGTTTCACGTTATTGGACTCTGCAATACAATAAAACACCTCAATCTGGAGAACTGCTTTATTCAGTACGAAGGACTACAGCGACTGGGCCCTGTACTGCACAAATGTCGGGAGTTGAG ACTGGGAAGAAATAAGCTGGGAGATCCTGGAGTTAAACTATTAGCTGCAGCTCTGATGAACCAGGACTGCAAAATACAGAAACTGGA ACTGAAGAGTAACGCTCTCACAGATTGTTGTGCTGAGGATCTTGCCTCTGCTCTTGGAACAAATCAGACATTGTTGATTCTGTCCCTGAGTAATAACAAACTGGGCGATTCAGGAGTCAAACTGCTGTCAGTGGCTTTGAGGAACCCGGACTGTAAAATCCAGACATTAGT GCTGAAGAATAACTCTCTCACAAATTCTTGCACTGAAGATCTAGCCTCCACTCTCAGCACAAACCGGTCGCTAACGGACCTGATTCTGGGTGGGAATAAGCTGGGTGATTCAGGAGTGAAACTACTGTCCGCAGCTCTGAGGAGCCCCGACTGCAAGATCCAGAAACTGCT ACTGTGGGATGTTGGAATCACTGATTCTTGTACCGAGGATCTCATTTCTGCTCTCAGTACAAACCGGATTCTGACGGATCTAAACCTGGGGTCAAACGCCTTCACGGATCGATCGGTCCCCGCTTTCTCCCACCTCATACAGACGTGCAGGAGTCTAAAGTGGATTTG GCTGGGGCGAAATCGGTTCAGTCCAAGCAAAAAGAGACACCTCAAGTTGCTGCAGAACTCCAGACCAGGGCTGAGCGTCGAAGTATGA
- the LOC140468527 gene encoding NACHT, LRR and PYD domains-containing protein 3-like isoform X3 — translation MEVSTESIPAPPEEQLTTCTVQDLETPVDVVPEIQEGSNSEEDLSPPKKMKMDPDSGSAITERLKMCDDYQLFQLLKLYRDRLERAIEEGTDRLSLLLKEEGYFTDQEHCKVTELTEKGNRADSSKLLLNLVMEKGSRARRMMWEFFAKQCDGRPKLDKILKEIEELGSGSFDCMYIGQDLSEIPNQLKDAQVKHRATLREQTESLRVNSILKKEVVKIFELVDHYAELSIICTPRDAQLVEHELLARSREHDVWREKHLRREMTKIQPDQLFQASPPESENKSGISSALSGVHGIGKTTMVQKIVYDWATEKMYQQFQFIFSFKFRDLNSVNCKINLRNLILTFYPYFGNVLAELWKSPEELLFIFDGLDEFNGSLNFDNPKLIESQSTCTDPEFQCEVSDIVCSLIQHRLLPGCSVLVTSRPTALHLLEKAAIGVWAEILGMVCDERKEYFNKIFEDQAVAAAVFKHLEENEILYPMSYNPSYCWILGLSLGPFFMPGDGKQQEAPKTITQLYSHYICNLLKSHSQIEDLRDVFLNLGEMAFAGISEKKVVFTNEDLIKYNLQPSRFLSGFLMDLLGRDDSAQSATHAFPHLTIQEFVAALAQFLTPEPKDIGKLLNEAQSKEGGRFEIFLRFVAGLSSPQSAQPLEEFLGPFLKQTTSRVTDWVKEKVNGQLVNTKNKIGKRNHMNTLHYLAESQNKTLAQSTVGSVETFKFCGLRLTPVDCVVLFHVIGLCNTIKHLNLENCFIQYEGLQRLGPVLHKCRELRLKNNSLTNSCTEDLASTLSTNRSLTDLILGGNKLGDSGVKLLSAALRSPDCKIQKLLLWDVGITDSCTEDLISALSTNRILTDLNLGSNAFTDRSVPAFSHLIQTCRSLKWIWLGRNRFSPSKKRHLKLLQNSRPGLSVEV, via the exons GACCTGGAAACACCTGTCGATGTCGTACCCGAAATACAAGAAGGTTCAAACAGCGAAGAGGATCTATCACCACCAAAAAAAATGAAAATGGATCCAG ATTCTGGTTCTGCTATCACTGAGCGATTGAAAATGTGCGACGACTACCAGCTGTTCCAGTTGTTAAAACTTTACCGGGACAGACTGGAACGGGCGATTGAAGAAGGGACGGACAGACTCAGCCTCCTGCTCAAAGAAGAGGGATATTTCACTGACCAAGAACATTGT aaagtcactgAGCTCACGGAGAAGGGAAACCGGGCAGACAGTTCCAAACTTCTCCTAAACCTGGTGATGGAGAAGGGCTCTCGGGCAAGAAGGATGATGTGGGAGTTCTTCGCAAAACAATGCGATGGGCGTCCAAAGTTAgataaaatattgaaagaaatAGAAGAACTGG GATCTGGTTCGTTCGACTGTATGTACATTGGGCAGGATTTATCTGAAATTCCCAATCAACTGAAAG ATGCTCAAGTGAAGCACAGAGCAACGCTGCGGGAGCAGACTGAGTCGCTGCGAGTGAATTCCATCTTAAAGAAGGAGGTGGTTAAGATTTTCGAGCTGGTTGATCATTACGCTGAGCTATCGATCATTTGTACTCCTCGGGACGCTCAGCTCGTGGAACATGAGCTGCTGGCAAGGAGCCGAGAACATGacgtgtggagagagaagcatcTCCGCAGAGAAATGACCAAAATTCAACCTGATCAACTGTTCCAGGCCAGTCCTCCGGAATCGGAAAACAAATCCGGGATCTCGTCAGCACTCAGTGGAGTCCATGGCATTGGAAAGACAACAATGGTCCAAAAAATTGTTTATGACTGGGCCACAGAGAAAATGTACCAGCAATTTCAATTTATTTTCAGTTTTAAATTCCGGGACTTGAACTCTGTTAACTGTAAGATAAACTTGAGGAATCTTATTCTTACTTTCTATCCTTATTTTGGGAATGTTCTGGCAGAGCTGTGGAAGAGTCCAGAAGAATTGCTGTTTATATTTGATGGTCTAGACGAGTTTAACGGGAGTCTCAACTTTGACAATCCAAAACTTATTGAATCACAATCCACGTGCACAGATCCAGAGTTCCAGTGTGAGGTGTCGGACATCGTGTGCAGTTTAATACAACACAGGCTGCTCCCGGGATGTTCAGTGCTGGTGACTAGCCGTCCCACAGCGTTGCATTTGTTGGAAAAGGCGGCGATCGGTGTCTGGGCTGAAATCCTGGGAATGGTTTGTGATGAGCGGAAGGAATACTTCAACAAGATTTTCGAAGATCAGGCAGTGGCAGCAGCTGTTTTCAAACACTTAGAAGAGAATGAGATCCTGTATCCCATGAGCTATAACCCTTCCTACTGCTGGATCCTAGGTCTGTCACTTGGTCCCTTCTTTATGCCAGGAGATGGGAAGCAGCAGGAAGCTCCCAAGACCATCACCCAGTTGTATTCTCACTATATTTGCAACTTGCTGAAAAGCCATAGCCAGATCGAGGATCTCCGTGATGTGTTTCTGAACCTCGGTGAGATGGCCTTTGCAGGAATCTCCGAGAAGAAAGTTGTCTTCACAAACGAAGATTTGATCAAGTACAATCTACAACCTTCCCGGTTCCTGTCTGGGTTCCTGATGGATCTTTTGGGAAGAGACGATTCTGCACAGAGTGCGACGCATGCATTCCCACATCTCACCATCCAGGAGTTTGTGGCTGCGCTCGCACAGTTCCTGACTCCCGAACCAAAGGACATTGGGAAGCTCCTGAACGAAGCCCAAAGCAAGGAAGGTGGGCGATTCGAGATCTTTCTCCGTTTCGTTGCTGGTCTCTCCTCTCCGCAGTCGGCTCAGCCCCTGGAGGAGTTTCTGGGTCCTTTTCTGAAGCAGACAACCTCTCGAGTGACTGACTgggtgaaggagaaagtgaaTGGACAGCTTGTAAACACAAAGAACAAAATTGGGAAAAGGAACCACATGAACACGTTGCACTATTTGGCAGAGTCTCAGAATAAAACACTGGCGCAATCCACAGTCGGGTCTGTCGAGACATTTAAGTTTTGTGGGTTGCGACTGACCCCGGTTGACTGTGTGGTTCTGTTTCACGTTATTGGACTCTGCAATACAATAAAACACCTCAATCTGGAGAACTGCTTTATTCAGTACGAAGGACTACAGCGACTGGGCCCTGTACTGCACAAATGTCGGGAGTTGAG GCTGAAGAATAACTCTCTCACAAATTCTTGCACTGAAGATCTAGCCTCCACTCTCAGCACAAACCGGTCGCTAACGGACCTGATTCTGGGTGGGAATAAGCTGGGTGATTCAGGAGTGAAACTACTGTCCGCAGCTCTGAGGAGCCCCGACTGCAAGATCCAGAAACTGCT ACTGTGGGATGTTGGAATCACTGATTCTTGTACCGAGGATCTCATTTCTGCTCTCAGTACAAACCGGATTCTGACGGATCTAAACCTGGGGTCAAACGCCTTCACGGATCGATCGGTCCCCGCTTTCTCCCACCTCATACAGACGTGCAGGAGTCTAAAGTGGATTTG GCTGGGGCGAAATCGGTTCAGTCCAAGCAAAAAGAGACACCTCAAGTTGCTGCAGAACTCCAGACCAGGGCTGAGCGTCGAAGTATGA
- the LOC140468527 gene encoding NACHT, LRR and PYD domains-containing protein 3-like isoform X2 → MKMDPDSGSAITERLKMCDDYQLFQLLKLYRDRLERAIEEGTDRLSLLLKEEGYFTDQEHCKVTELTEKGNRADSSKLLLNLVMEKGSRARRMMWEFFAKQCDGRPKLDKILKEIEELGSGSFDCMYIGQDLSEIPNQLKDAQVKHRATLREQTESLRVNSILKKEVVKIFELVDHYAELSIICTPRDAQLVEHELLARSREHDVWREKHLRREMTKIQPDQLFQASPPESENKSGISSALSGVHGIGKTTMVQKIVYDWATEKMYQQFQFIFSFKFRDLNSVNCKINLRNLILTFYPYFGNVLAELWKSPEELLFIFDGLDEFNGSLNFDNPKLIESQSTCTDPEFQCEVSDIVCSLIQHRLLPGCSVLVTSRPTALHLLEKAAIGVWAEILGMVCDERKEYFNKIFEDQAVAAAVFKHLEENEILYPMSYNPSYCWILGLSLGPFFMPGDGKQQEAPKTITQLYSHYICNLLKSHSQIEDLRDVFLNLGEMAFAGISEKKVVFTNEDLIKYNLQPSRFLSGFLMDLLGRDDSAQSATHAFPHLTIQEFVAALAQFLTPEPKDIGKLLNEAQSKEGGRFEIFLRFVAGLSSPQSAQPLEEFLGPFLKQTTSRVTDWVKEKVNGQLVNTKNKIGKRNHMNTLHYLAESQNKTLAQSTVGSVETFKFCGLRLTPVDCVVLFHVIGLCNTIKHLNLENCFIQYEGLQRLGPVLHKCRELRLGRNKLGDPGVKLLAAALMNQDCKIQKLELKSNALTDCCAEDLASALGTNQTLLILSLSNNKLGDSGVKLLSVALRNPDCKIQTLVLKNNSLTNSCTEDLASTLSTNRSLTDLILGGNKLGDSGVKLLSAALRSPDCKIQKLLLWDVGITDSCTEDLISALSTNRILTDLNLGSNAFTDRSVPAFSHLIQTCRSLKWIWLGRNRFSPSKKRHLKLLQNSRPGLSVEV, encoded by the exons ATGAAAATGGATCCAG ATTCTGGTTCTGCTATCACTGAGCGATTGAAAATGTGCGACGACTACCAGCTGTTCCAGTTGTTAAAACTTTACCGGGACAGACTGGAACGGGCGATTGAAGAAGGGACGGACAGACTCAGCCTCCTGCTCAAAGAAGAGGGATATTTCACTGACCAAGAACATTGT aaagtcactgAGCTCACGGAGAAGGGAAACCGGGCAGACAGTTCCAAACTTCTCCTAAACCTGGTGATGGAGAAGGGCTCTCGGGCAAGAAGGATGATGTGGGAGTTCTTCGCAAAACAATGCGATGGGCGTCCAAAGTTAgataaaatattgaaagaaatAGAAGAACTGG GATCTGGTTCGTTCGACTGTATGTACATTGGGCAGGATTTATCTGAAATTCCCAATCAACTGAAAG ATGCTCAAGTGAAGCACAGAGCAACGCTGCGGGAGCAGACTGAGTCGCTGCGAGTGAATTCCATCTTAAAGAAGGAGGTGGTTAAGATTTTCGAGCTGGTTGATCATTACGCTGAGCTATCGATCATTTGTACTCCTCGGGACGCTCAGCTCGTGGAACATGAGCTGCTGGCAAGGAGCCGAGAACATGacgtgtggagagagaagcatcTCCGCAGAGAAATGACCAAAATTCAACCTGATCAACTGTTCCAGGCCAGTCCTCCGGAATCGGAAAACAAATCCGGGATCTCGTCAGCACTCAGTGGAGTCCATGGCATTGGAAAGACAACAATGGTCCAAAAAATTGTTTATGACTGGGCCACAGAGAAAATGTACCAGCAATTTCAATTTATTTTCAGTTTTAAATTCCGGGACTTGAACTCTGTTAACTGTAAGATAAACTTGAGGAATCTTATTCTTACTTTCTATCCTTATTTTGGGAATGTTCTGGCAGAGCTGTGGAAGAGTCCAGAAGAATTGCTGTTTATATTTGATGGTCTAGACGAGTTTAACGGGAGTCTCAACTTTGACAATCCAAAACTTATTGAATCACAATCCACGTGCACAGATCCAGAGTTCCAGTGTGAGGTGTCGGACATCGTGTGCAGTTTAATACAACACAGGCTGCTCCCGGGATGTTCAGTGCTGGTGACTAGCCGTCCCACAGCGTTGCATTTGTTGGAAAAGGCGGCGATCGGTGTCTGGGCTGAAATCCTGGGAATGGTTTGTGATGAGCGGAAGGAATACTTCAACAAGATTTTCGAAGATCAGGCAGTGGCAGCAGCTGTTTTCAAACACTTAGAAGAGAATGAGATCCTGTATCCCATGAGCTATAACCCTTCCTACTGCTGGATCCTAGGTCTGTCACTTGGTCCCTTCTTTATGCCAGGAGATGGGAAGCAGCAGGAAGCTCCCAAGACCATCACCCAGTTGTATTCTCACTATATTTGCAACTTGCTGAAAAGCCATAGCCAGATCGAGGATCTCCGTGATGTGTTTCTGAACCTCGGTGAGATGGCCTTTGCAGGAATCTCCGAGAAGAAAGTTGTCTTCACAAACGAAGATTTGATCAAGTACAATCTACAACCTTCCCGGTTCCTGTCTGGGTTCCTGATGGATCTTTTGGGAAGAGACGATTCTGCACAGAGTGCGACGCATGCATTCCCACATCTCACCATCCAGGAGTTTGTGGCTGCGCTCGCACAGTTCCTGACTCCCGAACCAAAGGACATTGGGAAGCTCCTGAACGAAGCCCAAAGCAAGGAAGGTGGGCGATTCGAGATCTTTCTCCGTTTCGTTGCTGGTCTCTCCTCTCCGCAGTCGGCTCAGCCCCTGGAGGAGTTTCTGGGTCCTTTTCTGAAGCAGACAACCTCTCGAGTGACTGACTgggtgaaggagaaagtgaaTGGACAGCTTGTAAACACAAAGAACAAAATTGGGAAAAGGAACCACATGAACACGTTGCACTATTTGGCAGAGTCTCAGAATAAAACACTGGCGCAATCCACAGTCGGGTCTGTCGAGACATTTAAGTTTTGTGGGTTGCGACTGACCCCGGTTGACTGTGTGGTTCTGTTTCACGTTATTGGACTCTGCAATACAATAAAACACCTCAATCTGGAGAACTGCTTTATTCAGTACGAAGGACTACAGCGACTGGGCCCTGTACTGCACAAATGTCGGGAGTTGAG ACTGGGAAGAAATAAGCTGGGAGATCCTGGAGTTAAACTATTAGCTGCAGCTCTGATGAACCAGGACTGCAAAATACAGAAACTGGA ACTGAAGAGTAACGCTCTCACAGATTGTTGTGCTGAGGATCTTGCCTCTGCTCTTGGAACAAATCAGACATTGTTGATTCTGTCCCTGAGTAATAACAAACTGGGCGATTCAGGAGTCAAACTGCTGTCAGTGGCTTTGAGGAACCCGGACTGTAAAATCCAGACATTAGT GCTGAAGAATAACTCTCTCACAAATTCTTGCACTGAAGATCTAGCCTCCACTCTCAGCACAAACCGGTCGCTAACGGACCTGATTCTGGGTGGGAATAAGCTGGGTGATTCAGGAGTGAAACTACTGTCCGCAGCTCTGAGGAGCCCCGACTGCAAGATCCAGAAACTGCT ACTGTGGGATGTTGGAATCACTGATTCTTGTACCGAGGATCTCATTTCTGCTCTCAGTACAAACCGGATTCTGACGGATCTAAACCTGGGGTCAAACGCCTTCACGGATCGATCGGTCCCCGCTTTCTCCCACCTCATACAGACGTGCAGGAGTCTAAAGTGGATTTG GCTGGGGCGAAATCGGTTCAGTCCAAGCAAAAAGAGACACCTCAAGTTGCTGCAGAACTCCAGACCAGGGCTGAGCGTCGAAGTATGA